A window of Xylophilus sp. GW821-FHT01B05 contains these coding sequences:
- a CDS encoding helix-turn-helix domain-containing protein, which translates to MDDTTPTADRILLLLKTRGPAPAAALAEALGITPEAARQQIQKLQAEGLVEGRQAESTGVGRPRQAWALTAAGHARFPDTHAQLTLQLIGAVRQLFGEEGLERLVSQREADSRADYQRACAGLTALEPRLRRLAEIRAAEGYMARLERAGSDWLLVEDHCPICAAAQSCQGFCRSELQLFQEVAGTGATLRREEHLLAGARRCVYRITPVA; encoded by the coding sequence ATGGACGACACCACTCCCACGGCCGACCGCATCCTGTTGCTGCTGAAGACCCGCGGCCCCGCGCCTGCGGCCGCGCTGGCCGAGGCGCTGGGCATCACGCCCGAGGCCGCGCGCCAGCAGATCCAGAAGCTGCAGGCCGAAGGCCTGGTGGAAGGCCGGCAGGCCGAATCCACCGGCGTTGGCCGGCCACGCCAGGCCTGGGCGCTAACGGCGGCCGGGCATGCGCGCTTCCCGGACACGCATGCGCAGCTCACCCTGCAGCTCATAGGCGCGGTGCGCCAGTTGTTTGGGGAAGAAGGCCTGGAGCGCCTGGTCAGCCAGCGCGAGGCCGACAGCCGCGCCGACTACCAGCGCGCCTGTGCCGGCCTGACCGCGCTGGAGCCGCGCCTGCGCCGCCTGGCCGAGATCCGCGCGGCCGAGGGCTATATGGCCCGGCTCGAGCGCGCGGGCAGCGACTGGCTGCTGGTGGAAGACCACTGCCCGATCTGCGCCGCCGCGCAAAGCTGCCAGGGCTTTTGCCGCTCGGAGCTGCAGCTGTTCCAGGAGGTTGCCGGCACCGGCGCCACGCTGCGCCGCGAAGAGCACCTGCTGGCGGGTGCGCGGCGCTGTGTGTACCGGATTACGCCGGTGGCGTAG
- a CDS encoding FMN-binding negative transcriptional regulator: MYLPAHFEEKDLALLHDAVARSPLGALVTLSDAGLDANQLPFEWDRCQGGLGVLRCHVARANAVWQYVAAMPVEALVVFQGPSAYVSPSLYPSKQDTHQVVPTYNYQAVNVHGRVTVHEDARWLRGLVGRLTRRFEAGRDAPWAMADAPRDYIDDMLTKIVGLEIAITRVEGKWKLSQNRTAADQQGVVAGLGASASAADREVAEVMRGLAATPPA, from the coding sequence ATGTACCTGCCCGCCCACTTCGAAGAGAAAGACCTTGCCCTGCTGCACGACGCCGTGGCGCGCTCGCCGCTAGGCGCGCTGGTGACCTTGTCTGATGCGGGGCTGGATGCCAACCAACTGCCCTTTGAATGGGACCGCTGCCAGGGCGGCCTGGGCGTGCTGCGCTGCCACGTGGCGCGCGCCAATGCGGTGTGGCAGTACGTGGCGGCCATGCCGGTCGAGGCGCTGGTGGTGTTCCAGGGGCCCAGCGCCTATGTCTCGCCCAGCCTCTACCCAAGCAAGCAGGACACCCACCAGGTCGTGCCCACCTACAACTACCAGGCGGTGAACGTGCACGGCCGCGTCACGGTGCATGAAGACGCGCGCTGGCTGCGCGGCCTGGTCGGGCGCCTGACCCGCCGCTTCGAGGCCGGCCGCGACGCGCCCTGGGCCATGGCCGACGCGCCGCGTGATTACATCGACGACATGCTGACCAAGATCGTGGGCCTGGAAATCGCCATCACCCGCGTTGAAGGCAAATGGAAGCTGAGCCAGAACCGCACGGCGGCCGACCAGCAGGGCGTGGTCGCTGGTTTGGGCGCAAGCGCCAGCGCTGCGGATCGAGAGGTGGCCGAGGTGATGCGCGGGCTTGCCGCTACGCCACCGGCGTAA